The genomic stretch AACTGATAGCATGGTGGTAAGGGCTGAGTCTTGAAAAGGGTTGGGTTTGGTAATGAGAGGTTGATTTGATTATCAAGGTATGAATGGATGCTGAGATTGATCGTTTTCCAATAAAAAGCCCTGACAGGTTTCAAACCAATCAGGGCTGCAATAAGATTTTCTTAGAATGTTACTTCCCAGCCAACCAAGGCTGAGGGTCCAGCATTTGGGTTTCTTTCCAAAGCTCAAAATGAAGGATAGTTTTTCCTTCGGTAGGGTCTGTGTATACCAAGCCGAGTTCCTGCTTAGCAGTTACTTTGTCCCCTGATTTTACGTATACTTCCGCCAGATTTTGATAAATGGTAAAATAGTTACCATGGCTCACAATAATGGTAATGGCACCTCCAGGCACACGAATTACCTTGCTCACTTCACCATCAAAGGCTACACGGGCTTTGCTACCTTTCTCGGTGGCAATGTCAATACCGTTGTTGTTCATCACTACACTTTTGGCAATTGGATGGCGGTAAGGTCCAAAACCCTGAACTACCAATCCACGCTCTACCGGCCAAGGCAGTAAACTTTTGTTAGCAGCAAAGCCAGCAGCAAGTTTTGTAGCTTCAGGGGTTAAACTAAAGCTGGATGCAGGAGCACTTGGCTTTGCTGCAACGGGTTTGTTGGCCGCTTTTAGCTCGGCCTTCTTTTTATCAATAAGGTCATTCAAAGCACGGTTGGTGGTGCGGTTTGTAAAATCTTTGCCAAAAACAAGACCTACACGTTTAGCTTCATCCTCTATACCTCTTCGCACAGCGGCTTCTTTGGCCTTCTTAATTTCAGCTGCAATTATGCGCTGTATTTCATTTTCCAGCTTTTTAGCCTGAACCTGCTTTTCGGTCAGTTCTTTGGTAATTTCACTTTCTTTTTCTGATAGGCTGGCAATGGCTTGCTGCTGCTCGTTTCTTTCAGCAATTAGTTTGTTGCGTTCATCTTCCATTTGTGCCTTCAGCACTTCCTTCTTTATTTTTTGACGATTGAGCTCTACCAGTTTATCGCTCAAGTCATTTTCCTTTTGCTTTATTTCTTCCACCTGACGTCTGCGATATTCGCTGTATTGCTTTAAGTACTCTAATCTCCGCAGAGCTTGATTAAAGTCTCTTGAAGAAAGGATAAACATCAAGCGACTATAATTGTCACTGCTCTTTCGAGCCTGACGAATCATTTCAGCATAATCTTCTTTTAGGTTGGCAACCTGTGCTTCCAAGGTGTCAATCTCTTTTTGGAGCTTGAGACTCTCACGCGAAAGCATTTCCGTTTCTCTATCAAGGGTATTGATGAGGTTTTGGCGCAAGCGTAACTTTTGCTCTACGGTTTCTACGTTGCTTAGCGAAAGCTTTTTAGTATTTCGCGTTTCCAGCAAGATTTTGTTGGCTAGCTCAATTTCATCCTGTAAACGGATTTTTTGGCGTTCCAACTTTTGCTTACGATCATCACGCTGAGCTATGGCTACAACGGAAAAACATAAGAACATTAAAACTAAAAGTTGCTTAGCGCATCTTAGCATAGCTGGAAGGAATGTTAAAAGGGAAATTTAAACCAGATTCGTCAACGTCTACTTTTCGCACATCTATTCGCACCTTGGTGGTTTCGTTTTGAGTGTAGCTCAAAGCAATTGTCTCAGGGTATCTTACGCTTCCCATTGCTTTGATATCTTTATTTTCTACGCTATAGCTTTTGCCAGATGTAGGTTCTTTTTGCACTTGCATTGCAGGCTTATAAGTAGCCGGGTCAATGTAGGCTTGCCTGAATTTGTCTTTGCCAAAATACTTTTCCATGCCTTCCTGCTCCCCTCTTGGGTCGGGGTTAAAGTCAGAAAGTAAATACGCTCCGGGCTTGTAAAACAGCTCAAACTCTTTATTGTCCAAATTGAAAAGTGTGTTTGCACTTAAAATGGCTTGCAAGGTTTCAAAACCAAAATCTAACTTGAAACGCTGCTGTAAGGCACCGATGTTTCCTGTAAAGTATTCTTTTTCCAGGCGATTCATGAAAGCCACGCTGTCTTTGTAAACAATGGCGCGAGCTACTTTTATTCCAATCAATGGATCGGCAATGTCTACCCAAATAAGGCTATCATGAAGGATGCGGATTTCCAGGCGAAAACTTTGAGCATCTTTATCATTGGAATAATTACCGGTACCTACTATGTGTAGGGTATTGAACTGATTTTCCGCATTGGCAATTTGCTCCTGAAGCTGCTTAGGCTTAATGGCAGCCGGAGCTCCTTCTGGTAGTTTTTTGCTCGATTTGCAAGCAGAGAAAAACAGTGCTGAAAAAAGCAGTATGTAAAGCGATTTATTCAAGGATGGATTGGGTATTAATCTTTTCGTCAATAGTAGGGGAGGCATCGCCTAAGGCTTTGGCTTTTTGCCATTGCTCCAGAGCTTTGCTTTTCATTCCATTTTTGTACAAAATATCGCCATAGTGCTCTACTACTTCACCAGATTTTCCACCACCGTGTACCATGGCTTTTTCAATTACTTCTAAAGCCTTAGAGTAGTTTTTTTGCTGATAAAGTATCCACGCCCAAGTGTCTAAAAATATAGCGTTGTTGGGTGAAAGATTGTTACTCTTTTCGCTCATCTTAAGAGCCTTGTCTAAGTTTTGGTTTCTTACCGAAAGGTAGTAGGCATAGTTATTTAGAGCAGTTGGGTTATTTTCATTCAAGGCCAAGGCCATGTCAAAGTAATTGTCACTTTTCTTGTGCTCTTCCAGCTGATGGTATATGTCTGCGAGCTGAGTATAAAATTGCTCTTTTAGCCTTGGGTTGCCAATCACATAAGGTAGGCCGGCCTCAAGATATTCAGCGGCCTCGTCCAGCTGCTTGGTCATATTTAGGGCTACGCCACTAAAAAAATAGGGCACCGGTTGATTGGGAAATAAATCAACTACAGTAGGGCCGTCCACAGCAAGGCTGTCCCACATTTCAGTTTGTATTTCTATCAACAGGATTTGATCCCAGATGTCGTAAATATTTCCACCATCTAAGCGAGTGGCTTTTTTGTACATCACTAAAGCTTCCTTGTTTTTTTGATCGCGACTAAGGAAATCACCATATATGGCGTACGCTTTTGGGTCATTAGGATTTTGATCAATAATGGTGGCGAGCATATCATAACTTTCCCTTCTCAGCAACGTATCGTTATCCGATGCATCGTAAAGTGAAAGGAGCACACCAATTTTTTTGTCAATCTCCAAAGAAGGGCTGAGCATAGCTTTCTTTAGGTGATAAATGGATTTCTCGAAATCGCGCTGATCTTTATAATACTGTGCCAAATCCAAATGTGGGCGAGGGTCTTCTGGAGCTATTTCCAGCATTTTGTTGTACACCTTCAGCGCATCCTTTTCTTTACCATTTACCATGTAGATTTGCCCAAGAGTGCCATAAAAATCTACGTTTTTCGGATAGGTTTTTATAAGATTTTCAATTTCTTTTACCGCGGCATCAAGGTCGCCTTGCTCCAGGTATATTTCCTTTTTTTGGTTACTAATAATTTCATTTACACCAAGTATAGCTTCAAGTTCATTGAGTGCAGCAATAGCTTCGTCATATCTTTCGTACTGCTGGTATGAAATGGCTAGTTCAAACCTGTAGTCAGGGTTTAGAGAATCTAGTTTTACTAGTCTCTTGAAGATCTCAATCTCCTTTTGCTGATTGTCAAAATTGCGATAAGCAGAAGCCAAAAGCATAAGCATCCACTTGTTTTTTGGTTCAAGTTGTACTGCGCGTTCAGCATAAAATAGGGCATCATCAGACTTATTTCCAGCTGCATAAATCTGCGCCAATTCAAAACACACCGTGGCATTGGTGGTGTTCATTTTGTAAAGCGCCTGATATAGATCCAAGGCTTTTTCAAGATTGCCTAGGTTCTTCTGTTTTTCGGCTTCAAAAAACATTTCATTAAAAGCGCCTCGTTCCTTTTTAGAAAGAGGATCCCCCTCCTCTTGTGAAAACAAAAGGACGGGGGAAAATGATATTACTAATAAAAGGCTAAGAACTTTAGTCCAGCCTGCTGTAGTCTCCGATGCTAACGGAAGAAAATTTGCCATCAAAATGTGCTTTATTACCAATCATTGAGTTTGTAAGCTTTGCGTTTATCACGTGGCTATCTTCCTGAATGATGGTATTGTCAATAGTAGAGTCTTCAATTACGGTGTTGGCACCAACACTTACCAAAGGACCTACTGTACTGTTTTTAATTACGGCACCATCAGCTATGTAACATGGCTCAATGATTTCCGAATTTTCGATGGTAGCCTTGCTGCTTTGCAATTGCTCATCATCTTTTACGAAACCAAGTATCTTGCCATTAGTTTCTACGGTAACATCTTTATTTCCACAGTCCATCCATTCGTTTACCGTGCCTGAAGTAAATTGGCTGCCCTTGTTCTTCATGTTTTCAAGCGCATTGGTAAGCTGATACTCGCCTTTATCTTTAATGTCATTATCCAAAAGATATTGCAATTCGCTCTTTAGGAAATCACCATCCTTGAAGTAATAGATACCGATAATGGCTTCGTCAGAAACAAAAGTTTCGGGTTTTTCTATAAAGTCGGTAATGAAACCGTCAGCGTTTTTCTTTACTACGCCAAATGCACTTGGGTCGTCCACTCTCTTAGTCCAGATTACACCATCGCTGTTGCTGTCCAATGTAAAATCAGCACGGAAAAGAGTATCAGCAAAAGCTACTACCACGTTTCCGGTGATAGAAGGACCAGCACACATAATAGCGTGAGCGGTGCCTAGTGGTTGATCTTGCGTGTAAATAGAACCTTTAGCACCCAAGCTTTCAGCAATAGCTTTTAGGTTTTCTTCGGTTTCTTTTCCAAAATCACCAATTATGAAGGCGATTTCGTCAACCGGTTCACCACATACTTTTACAATATCTTCTACCAGGCGCTGCACAATAGGCTTGCCGGCAATAGGAATAAGAGGTTTAGGAATAGTGAGTGTATGTGGGCGAAGGCGGCTTCCGCGGCCAGCCATAGGAACAATTATTTTCATCTAGGTTTTTCTTTAGTGAGGTGAAAACACCTTTGTGGTTTAAGTTTTATTTAGGGGCAATGGAGAGCAAAAATAAGCCTATGGATGGGAATTCAAAGGAAAGGGAGATTAAGGGTGAAATAAAACGTATAGGACATGAAAATTTATTCTTCCCAAGCCAAATTATCCTTATTAAAGATATTCATGTCTTTTTGTAACATGCTTAAAATGGAATCTCTAACTCTAATACCCTTCAAGAATTCGTAATGCTCAGATAAATTAGAAATTATCCACTTTTCCGTATTGGAAAGCGTTTTGGCATCCAAAGGCTTCTTTGTGCAAAGAAGCATTAGTTCAATAGAACTATTGACATAAACAAACCAATTATTTTGATTGCCTTGCTTCAATGAGAATCTTTCAGCAACAAGGAAGAAGTTTTCTTTTTCATATCGTCTAAGGTTTTGCAGTAACTCTTCTCCCTTTATTGCCACTTCATGTTCTGTAAGGATATGGCCTCCTTTTTCATCATGATATGAAACTTCTGTATAGTTTTGAAGTAAAACCTTATCATGAATTGCACCATTTGCAATACTCTCTAAAAGCTGCATAAATAACTCCTGATCGGCTATGATAAAGTCTGAATGAATTATGTATCTATACGAATAGTCAAGAATTTCATTTGGGAAGTGTATAAGTCGTGAAAAGGTGTTCATTTTGGGAGTTTTAGACAATTTTAAATTTCCATAGAGTCCCGGCTAGTACATTCTATAGTAAGATTTGTAGTAATAATAAGGTGGCAATAATTGAAAGAATTAGATTTACTTTGAAGTATTTGCCCCCGCTGGTGCGCAAATCCTTTCGCGTTCAGCTAAAATAATAATCAACACCGCGAATCAAATATCAACCACGATTACATTTTCTAATACGCCCTGTATGCCTGCATAATCTGATGCACTGCTATACACATAATCCTCTGGCCTGAAAACAAAACCTTCCTCAACCGGATTGTTATGCACATAATTGATTTTCTCAGAAATCACTTTATTGCTCCACACTTCTATGGGCCTATTGTCGTGTCTCCAAAACTGGAAATTCTTAACATTTGAACTTCCCATGGCTGCCTCTTTAAACTTTGCAAGCAACCATTCTCGTCTACGTTCTCGGGGGTTATTTGAAATTGCTTCAACAATCTCTTTGCTGGTAAACCTCTTAAAGTCTCCTAAAACAAGTTCTGGTTTCTGGCTTGCGGTAGTTCTAAATACAAGATGAACGTGGTTGGTCATTATGCACCAAGCAAATATTTCCATGCCTTTTTTCTTTTGGCAGAATCTCAAACTTTCTAGCAGGATATCTTTATACTCATTTCTGGTAAACACATCAAGCCACTCCACCACAGCAAAACTCACAAAATAAATTCCTTCAGGATTATGGAATTTATACTTTCGACTCATAAGAGGAAAGGTAAATACTTAATCATAGCTGAACGCGAAAGGATTCGCGCACTAGCGGGGGGCAATTAAACTTTATTGTAGACTAATACTACCTAAGGAAGATTATCAGCCTAGAAATAATGAAGCAAATAGATAAAATACCATTGAGGATACAATCGTTGCAATCGTATACTTACGACCTCTGCTGAACAATTTCTCGTCCATTTCAACATCTGATGGCCAAATGAAAATGTACGGAAATGTAGCAATAACAATCCTTAGGAAAAAGTTTGTTTCCTTGGATTTAAGTAAAACTCGAAGTTGAAACAATAGTCTTAACATTCCAGAATACATTACAACTACAAGACTTACCAATACCACTCCTAAATAGAAATCCTCCATTGATTATTTAAATTCCAAAGACCTCGCTAGTGCGCGAATCCTTTCGCGTTCAGCTAAATTATAATTAAAGCCTACTTCCCCGTACTTCCAAAACCACCAGCTCCGCGATCCGATTCCGTCAATTCTTCTACTTGAATAAAATTGGCGCGGGCATGTGCGGCAATTACCATTTGGGCAATGCGTTCGCCTTTTTTTATAGTGTAAGTTTCGTTGCTTAGATTTACCACAATCACACCGATTTCGCCACGATAATCGCTGTCAATAGTTCCGGGACTATTGAGTACACCGATGCCGTGTTTTAGGGCCATTCCGCTGCGAGGGCGAATCTGTGCTTCGTAGCCCATAGGTAGCTCTATGAAGATGCCTGTTTTGGCCAATTTGCGCTCTAGCGGTTGTAGGGTAATATCTTCTTCACCACAGTATGAAAGGTCCATTCCTGCAGACTCTACGGTTTTGTATTCGGGCAAAGGCAGCCCTGACTTGTTGATGATTTTAACTTTCACGTTATCAGCCATTTTTCAATAATTTTTTGAGTTCTGATTTTTCTAATAATGCTATAAATCCGGCCAAAACCAATATGATGGCGGTGTTTACAAAATACATTTCGCGGGTTTGGGTAAATACCACGTATCCCAAAATTAAGCTTACCGCCAAATAAATAAGAATACGCCCGGTTTCGTAAGGTGTTTTAAAGTGCTTTTGGTTGAGGTAAAAGGAGAAAAGCGTCATGGCTCCATAAGAAACCAGTGTAGCGATGGCAGCTCCCATGATGCCCATTTTTGGGATAAGGAGTAGGTTTAGCACCACGGTAAAAAACAAGCCGAAAAAGGTAATGTAAGCGCCATAACGGGTTTTGTCTTCCAGTTTATACCAAAAGTTGAGGTTGAAATTGATGCCTACCAAAAGATTGGCGAAGAGTAAAACAGGTACTACCGGCAGGCCAATCCAATATTTGTCGTCAATAAAAATCTTGACGATATCAATAAAACCAAGTAGCCCAACAAAAATGAGCACCTGAAAAATGGTGAAGAACTTAAGAATTTGAGCATAGGTTTTTCTTGGGCTTTCGCCTTTGTATTGCGAAAAGATGAAGGGCTCCACCGCAAATCGGAAGGCCTGAATAAACATCATCATAAAGGTGGCAATCTTGTAATTGGCGGAGTACACACCAATTTCGTCAAAAGCAATGCTCTTGGGAAGTAGGTATTTTAAAAACTGTTTGTCTACCATTTCGTTGGCAATACCCGCCAAGCCCGCAATTACTAATGGTGCAGCATAGGCGAGGTAGCGTTTTTCCAATTTCCAATTGAAGATGAATTTGACCTGCGTCCACTGTGGAGCAAGTAGTAGAATTACCAAACCGCTGGCAATAAGATTGGAGATAAAAATGTAAGCAACACCAAGTTCTGGGTGGTAAACTAAATCTGTAAGCGGGGTGGCAAAATTGTTTTCTACCATAATTGGGCACAGCCAATAGAAGAAGTAGTTGAGCAAAACAAAAAGTATGATTTGCATCATCTTGAGTGAAACGAATCGGAAGGCTTTGTTTTCGGCTCTAAGCTTGGCAAAGGGAACGGCAGTGAGAGCATCCAGAACTACAATTATCGCGAGGTAAACAACATACTCTGGATGATTCTCGTACCGCAAGAGCGGGGCAATTACCGGAAGGAAAACCACCGCCATTATCAAGAAGAAACTTGCAAAGGTGATTACCGGGAATAGCGCATGGCTAAAAATGGTTCCGGGATTTAAGTGCTTATCCCGGTTTTGGTAAAAGCGAAAAAAAGTGGTTTCCATACCAAAAGTAAGCACCACCATAAGGAAGGCGATAAGCGAATACACATCGCTATTTATACCATAATCTTCTTTGGTAAGTACTGTGGTGTGTAGTGGCGTAAGGAAAAAATTGAGGAAGCGTGCCAGTATGCTGCTCAGTCCGTAAATGGCCGTTTGGCCCGCCAGTTTTTTTAGTGCCGACAATTAGTTTGGATTTTTGGTAAAAATAGAAAGCTAAGGTGCCACATTGCAAGCTGTTGGCGATAGTTCTTAACTAAATAATTAAAAGCAATATCAGCTTACTATATTTGACGCCCTAAAAAGAATGAAGAATGAAGAGTAAGATTGCTAGTATAGTTTTGGTTTTTGGATGGGCAAGCACGGCTTGGGCGCAAGCACCATGCGGTGAGATTGATGGCGAAAGAGTGTCTCGACTTCAAGAAGACATTTATTTTTTAGCGTCTGATCAACTGGAGGGGCGTGAGCCTGGTACTGCTGGTGCTGAAGCGGCTATAGAATATATTGAAGTAGAATTTAGAAAAGCAGGGCTTAATCCTTATTTCACTGATGGTGGCTATCGCCAAAAGTTTCCGATAGCAATGAGGGTGACTTTTGACAAGGACAATCGACTGGTATTGAATGAGGATACTTTAAAAGTTGGTAAAGATTATTACCCCACATCATATTCTGCAAATGGCTTGGCTAGTGGTGAGCTGCTTTATGTAAAGTATGGAATCACCGCTCCCGAAATGAAGTATGACGATTACAAAAGGATAAAACCAAAGCACGCTGAAGGTAGCATATTTGTGATGGATGTTTCATCGCCTGATGGTATCCACCCACATTCTGAATATTTGAAATATCATGATTTGGGCGAGCGTATTTCTGCCGCTAAGGCAAAAGGTGCAGTGGGTGTAGTTTTGGTAAACCTAGAAGGCTCAGCAAATGATATTGATCCAAATTTTAGAAAAATACACAGCAGCGGAATTCCTGTAGTTTTTGTGACTAATAATGAGCTGGCTAAAAATTTTACCAAGAAGGGAGAAGCGAAATTTGTAACTCGTCTGCAGGAAAACTATGTGGACGGATTTAATATTGCAGGTTTTAAGGATAATAAAGCTGAGCGTACTGTGGTGATAGGTGCACACTACGATCACCTTGGACTTGGTGGAAACGGTTCGTTATCTACAGAAAAAGCTATACATAATGGAGCAGATGACAATGCTAGTGGAACGGCTGCTCTGATGGAAATTGCACGGTTTATAAAAACTGCTGAGGAAGATTATAAGAAATTCAACTACTTGTTTGTCGCTTTTTCGGGTGAAGAATTGGGGCTATTAGGCTCAAAGTTTTTTACCGGTAAAATGGAAGATTTGCGCATCGGTAAAATTGCTTTTATGCTAAATATGGACATGGTGGGAAGGCTTGAAGAAGGAGCCTTGGCGGTGAATGGTGTTGGCACTTCGCCAATATGGAATGAGGTGCTTGAAGAAAGCAGGTGTGATGAGATTGTGATTAAATCTTCTAAAAGTGGTGTTGGGCCATCTGATCATACTAGCTTCTATTATTTAGATATTCCTGTATTGCATTTTTTTACGGGTACACATAGCGATTATCATAAACCAAGTGATGATGCTGATAAAATAAATTATGAAGGTGAGGCCGTGGTAATAAGTTACATCTTGAATGTGATACAAAATGCTTCACACTATGATGGAATGCCATTTACCAAAACGGTAGAACAATCCAAAATGGCACCTAAGTTTAGCGTAACTTTAGGGGTGATGCCTGACTACATGTACGAAGGTGAGGGTATGCGTATTGATGGTGTGAGCCTGGATAAACCAGCCGCAAATGCCGGACTCCAAAAAGGCGATATTGTAACGCATCTTGGTGACGTAAAGGTTGTAGATATGATGAGCTACATGAAGGCTTTAGGACAATTCAAGAAAGGAGATACTGCAAAAATTGAGTATATCCGTGGTGGAAAGTCTCAAAAAGCGGAAGTGAAATTTTAGTAAAAAGTCAAGTCAAGTAGGCTTTATTTTAAAATTAGAAAGATACACGTATGAAAATAGCGGTGATAGGTGGAGGAAGCTGGGCAACGGCAATTGTAAAAATCCTTACGGAGAATAACGATTATGTGGGCTGGTGGATGCGAAATGAGGAGGCAGTTGATCATATT from Owenweeksia hongkongensis DSM 17368 encodes the following:
- a CDS encoding REP-associated tyrosine transposase; translation: MSRKYKFHNPEGIYFVSFAVVEWLDVFTRNEYKDILLESLRFCQKKKGMEIFAWCIMTNHVHLVFRTTASQKPELVLGDFKRFTSKEIVEAISNNPRERRREWLLAKFKEAAMGSSNVKNFQFWRHDNRPIEVWSNKVISEKINYVHNNPVEEGFVFRPEDYVYSSASDYAGIQGVLENVIVVDI
- a CDS encoding DUF4292 domain-containing protein, producing the protein MNKSLYILLFSALFFSACKSSKKLPEGAPAAIKPKQLQEQIANAENQFNTLHIVGTGNYSNDKDAQSFRLEIRILHDSLIWVDIADPLIGIKVARAIVYKDSVAFMNRLEKEYFTGNIGALQQRFKLDFGFETLQAILSANTLFNLDNKEFELFYKPGAYLLSDFNPDPRGEQEGMEKYFGKDKFRQAYIDPATYKPAMQVQKEPTSGKSYSVENKDIKAMGSVRYPETIALSYTQNETTKVRIDVRKVDVDESGLNFPFNIPSSYAKMR
- a CDS encoding tetratricopeptide repeat protein, with product MANFLPLASETTAGWTKVLSLLLVISFSPVLLFSQEEGDPLSKKERGAFNEMFFEAEKQKNLGNLEKALDLYQALYKMNTTNATVCFELAQIYAAGNKSDDALFYAERAVQLEPKNKWMLMLLASAYRNFDNQQKEIEIFKRLVKLDSLNPDYRFELAISYQQYERYDEAIAALNELEAILGVNEIISNQKKEIYLEQGDLDAAVKEIENLIKTYPKNVDFYGTLGQIYMVNGKEKDALKVYNKMLEIAPEDPRPHLDLAQYYKDQRDFEKSIYHLKKAMLSPSLEIDKKIGVLLSLYDASDNDTLLRRESYDMLATIIDQNPNDPKAYAIYGDFLSRDQKNKEALVMYKKATRLDGGNIYDIWDQILLIEIQTEMWDSLAVDGPTVVDLFPNQPVPYFFSGVALNMTKQLDEAAEYLEAGLPYVIGNPRLKEQFYTQLADIYHQLEEHKKSDNYFDMALALNENNPTALNNYAYYLSVRNQNLDKALKMSEKSNNLSPNNAIFLDTWAWILYQQKNYSKALEVIEKAMVHGGGKSGEVVEHYGDILYKNGMKSKALEQWQKAKALGDASPTIDEKINTQSILE
- a CDS encoding polysaccharide biosynthesis C-terminal domain-containing protein; protein product: MSALKKLAGQTAIYGLSSILARFLNFFLTPLHTTVLTKEDYGINSDVYSLIAFLMVVLTFGMETTFFRFYQNRDKHLNPGTIFSHALFPVITFASFFLIMAVVFLPVIAPLLRYENHPEYVVYLAIIVVLDALTAVPFAKLRAENKAFRFVSLKMMQIILFVLLNYFFYWLCPIMVENNFATPLTDLVYHPELGVAYIFISNLIASGLVILLLAPQWTQVKFIFNWKLEKRYLAYAAPLVIAGLAGIANEMVDKQFLKYLLPKSIAFDEIGVYSANYKIATFMMMFIQAFRFAVEPFIFSQYKGESPRKTYAQILKFFTIFQVLIFVGLLGFIDIVKIFIDDKYWIGLPVVPVLLFANLLVGINFNLNFWYKLEDKTRYGAYITFFGLFFTVVLNLLLIPKMGIMGAAIATLVSYGAMTLFSFYLNQKHFKTPYETGRILIYLAVSLILGYVVFTQTREMYFVNTAIILVLAGFIALLEKSELKKLLKNG
- the dut gene encoding dUTP diphosphatase — translated: MKVKIINKSGLPLPEYKTVESAGMDLSYCGEEDITLQPLERKLAKTGIFIELPMGYEAQIRPRSGMALKHGIGVLNSPGTIDSDYRGEIGVIVVNLSNETYTIKKGERIAQMVIAAHARANFIQVEELTESDRGAGGFGSTGK
- a CDS encoding sugar phosphate nucleotidyltransferase, with the protein product MKIIVPMAGRGSRLRPHTLTIPKPLIPIAGKPIVQRLVEDIVKVCGEPVDEIAFIIGDFGKETEENLKAIAESLGAKGSIYTQDQPLGTAHAIMCAGPSITGNVVVAFADTLFRADFTLDSNSDGVIWTKRVDDPSAFGVVKKNADGFITDFIEKPETFVSDEAIIGIYYFKDGDFLKSELQYLLDNDIKDKGEYQLTNALENMKNKGSQFTSGTVNEWMDCGNKDVTVETNGKILGFVKDDEQLQSSKATIENSEIIEPCYIADGAVIKNSTVGPLVSVGANTVIEDSTIDNTIIQEDSHVINAKLTNSMIGNKAHFDGKFSSVSIGDYSRLD
- a CDS encoding M28 family peptidase, whose amino-acid sequence is MKSKIASIVLVFGWASTAWAQAPCGEIDGERVSRLQEDIYFLASDQLEGREPGTAGAEAAIEYIEVEFRKAGLNPYFTDGGYRQKFPIAMRVTFDKDNRLVLNEDTLKVGKDYYPTSYSANGLASGELLYVKYGITAPEMKYDDYKRIKPKHAEGSIFVMDVSSPDGIHPHSEYLKYHDLGERISAAKAKGAVGVVLVNLEGSANDIDPNFRKIHSSGIPVVFVTNNELAKNFTKKGEAKFVTRLQENYVDGFNIAGFKDNKAERTVVIGAHYDHLGLGGNGSLSTEKAIHNGADDNASGTAALMEIARFIKTAEEDYKKFNYLFVAFSGEELGLLGSKFFTGKMEDLRIGKIAFMLNMDMVGRLEEGALAVNGVGTSPIWNEVLEESRCDEIVIKSSKSGVGPSDHTSFYYLDIPVLHFFTGTHSDYHKPSDDADKINYEGEAVVISYILNVIQNASHYDGMPFTKTVEQSKMAPKFSVTLGVMPDYMYEGEGMRIDGVSLDKPAANAGLQKGDIVTHLGDVKVVDMMSYMKALGQFKKGDTAKIEYIRGGKSQKAEVKF
- a CDS encoding murein hydrolase activator EnvC family protein; the protein is MFLCFSVVAIAQRDDRKQKLERQKIRLQDEIELANKILLETRNTKKLSLSNVETVEQKLRLRQNLINTLDRETEMLSRESLKLQKEIDTLEAQVANLKEDYAEMIRQARKSSDNYSRLMFILSSRDFNQALRRLEYLKQYSEYRRRQVEEIKQKENDLSDKLVELNRQKIKKEVLKAQMEDERNKLIAERNEQQQAIASLSEKESEITKELTEKQVQAKKLENEIQRIIAAEIKKAKEAAVRRGIEDEAKRVGLVFGKDFTNRTTNRALNDLIDKKKAELKAANKPVAAKPSAPASSFSLTPEATKLAAGFAANKSLLPWPVERGLVVQGFGPYRHPIAKSVVMNNNGIDIATEKGSKARVAFDGEVSKVIRVPGGAITIIVSHGNYFTIYQNLAEVYVKSGDKVTAKQELGLVYTDPTEGKTILHFELWKETQMLDPQPWLAGK